One window of the Rhipicephalus sanguineus isolate Rsan-2018 chromosome 2, BIME_Rsan_1.4, whole genome shotgun sequence genome contains the following:
- the LOC119382252 gene encoding uncharacterized protein K02A2.6-like translates to MATHGLPNRLPEFNSSSWSSWFGRLQFYFEANNITDAAMKRANLLTLCGEQTYDTVCALIQPRTPAAVDYDDIVAALQEHYDPRPSEVYCRARFQRRDQLEGEKVAEYVAALKKLAADCNFGTLTATTSATAQEGGSTATPANTTMLPLDVMLRDRFVCGLRDEGLQQRLFAETGLTFSKAYNIAQRAESAGHQQRDIRRYVEPVHHTSQQSGHSTSKAKASRKTQRCWRCDDMHDPQVCRYKTATCNFCQKLGHIEKACITKRKQLRPKTSVQRNNNVDAQEGQTQDTSRTALTSSALYDLNAVVNLGTRPKITTEVMVHQRPIRFEVDSGAACTLISEDTFRATWRENAPALQQDDTQLRTWSGHSLPLLGCANVDVYYNGQTHQLPLLVVHGSGSSLLGRNWFTPLGVVVGGVHHTPSYPSVEELQQKYKAVFSEEIPGNNGPPVTLELREDATPKFLKARSVPFALRTSVENELDRLQEQGIIEPTQHSEWATPLVVVRKKNGTLRLCGDYRSTVNLAAKASSYPLPTPEEVFSTLRGGKIFSTLDLTQAYQQLKVSESTSELLTINTIKGLYKVKRLPFGISAAPAIFQKFMESTLSGIPGVCVYLDDVIVGGASNEEHTERLELILEKLSNANLRISKEKCVFAVPEVKFLGHQVDAQGIHPTEDKVRAFTEARAPTNKQELQSFLGLITFYDRFLEHRATVANDLYQLLQKEVPWTWSPRHQESFVALKQLLRKSTVLRHYDERRPLLLACDASPYGVGAVLSQADDQGREAPIAFASRTLSQAERNYSQLDKEGLAIVYAADHFRQYITGRKVTFITDHRPLLVIMGPQKPMPQTLSPRMTRWCIKMSSYDYELVHRTGKKHQNADALSRLPLDTTMDEPPLPGDILMFEALPNPPLTADTVAASTQECTVLKEVYAAIQEGNVQKLNGEHFNAYRKRATELSTHRGCVTLGSRVVIPAALREQAMSLVHAGHRGIVAMKKCARSYMWWPGIDGDIESTVKDCQPCQCNHRSPPRAPIPEWERPDAPWHTLHIDFAGPIEGCSFLVVVDAYTKWLEVKQMATTTSAAVIDTLRSLFATFGLPRKVVSDNGTPFVSAEILKFYSDNGVSSVSSAPYHPATNGQAERYVAELKRALTKDQTGTMQRRIARFLFRQHNTVQSTTDQTPAKLMFGREMRTQLTAIVPEPSAKTPSEEEKLPRSRRIESGQRIYARQFHRKPGWVEATALKRIGLRSWLVDIGGKATRRHLNQLRRSDCMLGECERCPWTQSLSLAYLGMVDEDKITFAVWESGDLIKKTLSPTLFLKELVKWVTKWIPHDYIRRTQAAAIHEAKMCEQRGSIVLHFDFAENWTVLLPNETQSYHWHKKQISIFTCVATTRKATHSFAIISDDMHHDACCALGKVHEMLDEEVPIYCHVAYVSDGAASHFKNRYQLYDVCRTKFTSARWIFSANGHGKNACDGVGGLVKHHASLHNLRSGCTESIQ, encoded by the exons ATGGCTACGCACGGGCTCCCAAATCGGCTACCCGAATTCAACAGTTCATCATGGTCATCATGGTTTGGACGCCTGCAATTTTACTTCGAGGCTAACAACATCACTGATGCAGCAATGAAGAGAGCCAATCTGCTAACGCTGTGTGGGGAGCAGACATACGACACAGTCTGTGCCCTGATTCAGCCACGCACTCCAGCAGCCGTTGACTACGACGACATCGTAGCAGCGCTACAAGAACACTATGACCCAAGGCCATCGGAGGTCTACTGTCGAGCCCGCTTCCAACGGCGAGaccaactggaaggcgaaaaagTGGCCGAATACGTAGCGGCTCTCAAAAAGCTCGCTGCTGACTGCAATTTCGGGACGTTGACCgcgacaacttcagctactgcgCAGGAGGGAGGATCGACTGCCACACCTGCTAACACCACTATGCTCCCCTTGGACGTTATGTTGCGTGACCGTTTTGTGTGCGGACTGCGTGACGAAGGCCTACAACAACGCCTGTTCGCGGAGACGGGTCTAACCTTCTCCAAAGCCTACAACATCGCCCAACGAGCGGAGAGCGCCGGTCACCAGCAGAGGGATATTCGACGGTACGTCGAGCCGGTGCATCACACCAGTCAGCAGTCAGGTCATTCCACGTCTAAGGCGAAAGCAAGCAGGAAGacacagcgctgttggcgatgcgACGACATGCACGATCCCCAGGTATGTCGATACAAGACAGCGACTTGCAATTTTTGCCAAAAACTGGGTCACATTGAAAAGGCATGCATCACGAAGCGCAAACAGCTCCGACCGAAGACTTCAGTGCAACGGAATAACAATGTCGACGCACAGGAGGGCCAGACGCAAGATACAAGCCGAACAGCACTAACGTCATCGGCACTATATGACTTAAACGCCGTTGTGAACCTCGGCACGAGACCGAAGATTACGACTGAAGTCATGGTACACCAGCGCCCTATCAGGTTTGAGGTGGATTCCGGAGCAGCATGTACGCTCATCAGCGAGGACACTTTTCGCGCCACTTGGCGTGAGAACGCGCCAGCTCTCCAGCAAGACGACACGCAGCTGAGAACGTGGTCCGGACATTCTCTTCCACTACTGGGCTGTGCCAACGTAGACGTGTACTACAACGGTCAGACCCATCAGCTCCCCTTGCTAGTCGTTCACGGTTCTGGATCAAGCCTTTTAGGACGAAATTGGTTCACCCCTCTTGGAGTGGTCGTTGGCGGAGTTCACCACACACCCAGCTATCCGTCAGTGGAGGAGCTTCAACAGAAGTACAAAGCGGTTTTCTCCGAAGAAATACCTGGAAACAACGGACCTCCAGTCACACTGGAGCTTCGGGAGGATGCGACGCCGAAATTTTTGAAAGCTAGGTCGGTGCCTTTCGCCCTACGAACGTCTGTCGAGAATGAGCTTGACCGACTGCAGGAACAAGGGATCATCGAACCGACGCAACATTCGGAATGGGCTACACCACTCGTTGTCGTCCGAAAGAAGAACGGTACCCTACGCCTCTGCGGAGACTACCGGAGCACTGTCAACCTGGCGGCAAAAGCATCTTCCTACCCACTGCCGACACCGGAAGAGGTTTTTAGCACGCTTCGTGGTGGAAAAATCTTCAGCACCTTGGACTTGACACAAGCCTACCAGCAGCTGAAGGTGAGCGAATCAACGTCTGAACTGCTCACGATAAACACCATTAAGGGTCTCTACAAAGTTAAAAGGCTACCATTCGGAATATCTGCAGCGCCAGCAATCTTCCAGAAATTTATGGAGTCTACACTTAGCGGGATCCCTGGCGTTTGCGTCTACTTGGACGATGTTATTGTCGGTGGCGCCTCCAATGAAGAGCACACAGAACGCTTGGAGCTCATTTTGGAAAAGCTATCAAATGCTAACTTGCGCATcagcaaagaaaaatgtgtttttgcGGTCCCTGAAGTGAAGTTTCTTGGACATCAAGTTGACGCGCAGGGTATCCATCCCACTGAAGACAAAGTTCGAGCATTCACTGAAGCACGAGCGCCTACTAACAAGCAAGAACTCCAGTCGTTCTTAGGGCTAATAACGTTCTACGACCGGTTCTTAGAACATCGAGCTACAGTGGCCAACGATCTGTACCAGCTCCTGCAGAAAGAAGTCCCATGGACTTGGTCGCCACGCCACCAAGAGTCATTTGTTGCCCTTAAGCAACTACTTCGTAAGTCTACAGTTCTGCGACACTACGACGAAAGGAGACCCCTACTGCTAGCCTGTGACGCATCACCATACGGAGTGGGAGCAGTCCTCTCCCAAGCTGACGACCAGGGACGGGAAGCCCCGATCGCTTTCGCATCGCGCACCCTGTCGCAGGCAGAGAGGAATTATTCCCAGCTAGATAAAGAGGGACTTGCCATCGTCTACGCAGCAGATCACTTTCGGCAGTACATCACGGGCAGAAAAGTGACATTCATAACAGATCACCGGCCCTTATTGGTTATTATGGGTCCCCAGAAGCCAATGCCACAGACTTTGTCGCCGCGAATGACACGGTGGTGCATCAAGATGTCGTCGTACGATTACGAACTCGTACATCGCACTGGGAAGAAACACCAGAACGCCGACGCACTAAGCCGCCTGCCGCTAGACACCACAATGGATGAACCACCCCTGCCGGGTGATATACTCATGTTCGAGGCGCTGCCGAACCCTCCGCTAACAGCTGACACGGTAGCAGCGTCAACGCAGGAGTGCACTGTCTTGAAGGAAGTCTATGCAGCTATACAAGAAGGCAACGTGCAGAAGCTAAACGGTGAACACTTCAACGCTTACCGCAAGCGAGCTACGGAGTTGAGCACTCATCGCGGTTGCGTCACCTTGGGATCAAGAGTTGTAATTCCAGCGGCACTTCGCGAACAGGCCATGTCGCTTGTCCACGCAGGTCATCGAGGCATTGTTGCCATGAAAAAGTGTGCCAGAAGTTATATGTGGTGGCCTGGTATCGACGGTGATATAGAATCGACAGTTAAAGATTGCCAGCCTTGCCAATGCAACCACAGAAGTCCGCCAAGAGCCCCTATTCCTGAATGGGAAAGACCAGACGCGCCTTGGCACACCCTGCACATTGATTTTGCTGGACCTATCGAAGGATGCTCATTCCTGGTGGTTGTAGACGCATACACCAAGTGGCTTGAGGTAAAACAAATGGCTACAACGACATCGGCAGCAGTTATCGACACTCTGCGGTCGTTGTTTGCAACGTTCGGTCTACCGCGCAAGGTGGTCTCGGACAACGGCACTCCGTTTGTGTCCGCGGAGATTCTCAAGTTCTACAGCGACAACGGCGTCTCGTCTGTTTCATCAGCTCCTTACCACCCGGCGACGAACGGACAAGCCGAGCGCTACGTGGCTGAGCTAAAACGCGCCCTTACTAAAGATCAGACTGGGACAATGCAACGCCGCATCGCGCGCTTTCTCTTCAGACAGCACAACACTGTTCAAAGCACTACTGATCAAACGCCAGCGAAATTGATGTTCGGACGAGAAATGAGAACCCAGCTGACAGCAATTGTCCCGGAGCCCTCAGCGAAAACACCGTCGGAGGAAGAAAAGCTCCCGCGTAGCAGGAGAATTGAAAGTGGACAGCGCATATACGCCCGCCAGTTCCACAGAAAGCCCGGCTGGGTTGAAGCGACGGCACTCAAACGCATAGGTTTGCGGTCATGGCTCGTCGACATCGGCGGAAAGGCCACACGCCGCCACCTTAATCAGCTACGTCGTTCAG ACTGTATGCTAGGTGAGTGCGAGCGCTGCCCATGGACTCAAAGCCTCAGTCTGGCTTATCTGGGAATGGTTGACGAGGACAAGATCACATTTGCCGTATGGGAAAGTGGCGACTTGATAAAGAAGACGTTGTCTCCCACCCTTTTTCTAAAAGAGCTCGTCAAATGGGTGACCAAATGGATCCCGCACGATTACATACGCCGCACTCAAGCAGCGGCTATTCATGAAGCAAAGATGTGCGAGCAGCGTGGGAGCATTGTCCTTCATTTTGATTTTGCTGAAAACTGGACTGTCCTGCTTCCAAACGAAACGCAATCGTACCATTGGCATAAAAAGCAAATCTCCATCTTCACCTGTGTTGCCACCACAAGGAAAGCCACACACAGTTTTGCCATCATAAGCGACGACATGCACCACGACGCCTGTTGCGCCCTAGGCAAAGTGCACGAGATGTTGGATGAGGAAGTGCCCATCTACTGTCACGTAGCCTACGTCAGTGATGGCGCagcaagccattttaaaaataggTATCAACTGTATGATGTGTGCCGCACCAAGTTCACGTCTGCAAGGTGGATATTTTCCGCTAACGGCCATGGGAAGAACGCCTGTGACGGTGTGGGTGGACTCGTTAAGCATCATGCGTCCTTGCACAACCTGAGGTCTGGATGCACCGAATCCATTCAGTAG